A part of Miscanthus floridulus cultivar M001 chromosome 6, ASM1932011v1, whole genome shotgun sequence genomic DNA contains:
- the LOC136459993 gene encoding uncharacterized protein, with protein MMMGRRAGMAVAVALLLALSSCGVASARGPIRRPRKKTLPPGQKPPPNSKFFPITPGRFGHKRNYEASCADENGPSCYVGCPSDCPNSCLVFCDYCLSFCPCDLFPGTSCGDPRFTGADGNTFYFHGKKDQDFCIVSDADLHINAHFIGNHNPALNRDFTWVQALGVTFGDNHRLYVGARRAAEWDEDEDHIQVTFDGEPVDVDAVRNARWASRALPGLSVRRTKDVNAVAVELDGVFSISAGAVPITEKDDQIHKYGKTDRDSLVHLDLGFQFHNLTDHVDGVLGQTYRPGYVTKVNISAKMPIMGGAPKYLSEGLFSTDCAVSRFHRSDSIAAAGAVTTYAS; from the exons ATGATGATGGGGAGGCGCGCCggcatggcggtggcggtggcgcttCTGCTGGCGCTGTCGTCCTGCGGCGTGGCGTCGGCGAGGGGGCCGATCAGGAGACCCCGCAAGAAGACGCTGCCGCCAGGGCAGAAGCCTCCGCCAAACTCCAAGTTCTTCCCCATCACCCCCGGCAGATTTGGGCACAAGCGCAACTACGAGGCCTCCTGCGCCGACGAGAACGGTCCGTCCTGCTACGTCGGCTGCCCTTCCGATTGCCCAAACTCCTGCCTCGTCTTCTGCGACTACTGCCTCTCCTTCTGCC CTTGTGACCTCTTCCCGGGCACCTCCTGCGGCGACCCGCGCTTCACCGGCGCCGACGGCAACACCTTCTACTTCCACGGCAAGAAGGACCAGGACTTCTGCATCGTCTCCGACGCCGACCTCCACATCAACGCCCACTTCATCGGCAACCACAACCCGGCCCTCAACCGCGACTTCACCTGGGTGCAGGCGCTGGGCGTCACCTTCGGCGACAACCACCGCCTCTACGTCGGCGCCCGCAGGGCCGCGGAgtgggacgaggacgaggaccacATCCAGGTCACCTTCGACGGCGAGCCCGTCGACGTCGACGCCGTCCGCAACGCGCGCTGGGCATCCAGGGCCCTCCCCGGGCTCTCCGTCAGGCGCACCAAGGACGTGAACGCCGTCGCCGTGGAGCTGGACGGCGTCTTCTCCATCTCGGCCGGCGCCGTGCCCATCACcgaaaaggacgaccagatccaCAAGTACGGCAAGACGGACCGCGACAGCCTCGTGCACCTCGATCTCGGATTCCAGTTCCATAACCTCACCGACCACGTCGACGGCGTGCTGGGGCAGACCTACCGCCCTGGCTACGTCACCAAGGTGAACATCAGCGCCAAGATGCCCATCATGGGCGGCGCACCCAAGTACCTGTCCGAGGGCCTCTTCTCCACTGATTGTGCCGTCTCCAGGTTCCACCGCAGCGACTCCATTGCCGCTGCCGGCGCCGTCACCACATATGCCTCTTAA
- the LOC136459994 gene encoding uncharacterized protein, whose protein sequence is MASSSSRMMSLALLLCMAALAVMMQSASSQGQGVPDVPSLTVGSNSLATSLKCTNTKTNKTTCSATCNKRCPHKCLIQCPSCKTFCLCDFYPGVSCGDPRFTGADGNNFYFHGKKDKDFCIVSDAGLHINAHFIGKRNPAMSRDFTWIQALGIRFAHHHFYVGAAKTPKWDAAADHLALAFDDEDLDVASQLPRFVGARWSPPTAPALSVTRTARVNTVVVELRGVFRIVANVVPITAEDSRIHNYGVTDDDSLAHLDLGFKFYDLTDDVHGVLGQTYRPDYVNRLNVTSKMPVMGGAPDYLSSNLFSTDCAVARFGGGRHQAGTTAAVNIAMVTDDME, encoded by the exons atggcgagcagcagcagccgtatGATGAGCTTGGCCCTGCTGCTGTGCATGGCGGCGTTGGCTGTGATGATGCAGTCCGCTTCTTCTCAGGGCCAGGGGGTGCCGGACGTCCCCAGCCTCACCGTCGGCTCCAACTCTCTTGCCACCTCTCTCAAGTGCACCAACACCAAGACCAACAAGACCACCTGCAGCGCCACCTGCAACAAGCGATGCCCTCACAAGTGCCTCATCCAGTGCCCAAGCTGCAAGACATTCTGCT tgtGCGACTTCTACCCCGGCGTCTCCTGCGGCGACCCGCGCTTCACCGGCGCCGACGGCAACAACTTCTACTTCCacggcaagaaggacaaggacttctgcaTCGTCTCCGACGCCGGCCTCCACATCAACGCCCACTTCATCGGCAAGCGCAACCCGGCCATGAGCCGCGACTTCACCTGGATCCAGGCGCTCGGCATCCGCTTCGCGCACCACCACTTCTACGTCGGCGCCGCCAAGACGCCCAAGTGggacgccgccgccgaccacctcGCGCTCGCCTTCGACGACGAGGACCTCGACGTCGCGTCCCAGCTGCCGCGCTTCGTCGGCGCCCGCTGGTCGCCGCCCACGGCTCCCGCCCTGTCCGTCACCCGCACCGCGCGCGTCAACACCGTCGTCGTCGAGCTCAGGGGCGTCTTCCGCATCGTCGCCAACGTCGTGCCCATCACCGCCGAGGACTCCCGGATCCACAACTACGGCGTCACCGACGACGACAGCCTCGCGCACCTCGACCTCGGCTTCAAGTTCTACGACCTCACCGACGACGTCCACGGCGTGCTGGGCCAGACCTACCGCCCGGACTACGTCAACAGGCTCAACGTCACCTCCAAGATGCCCGTCATGGGCGGCGCGCCGGACTACCTCTCCTCCAACCTCTTCTCCACCGACTGCGCCGTCGCACGCTTTGGTGGTGGACGCCACCAAGCaggcaccaccgccgccgttaaTATTGCCATGGTCACCGACGACATGGAATAA